CAGGTGATGACTGTCCAGTAATCCAAGGTTCTGCACTTGGCGCTCTAAACGGCGAAGAGCAGTGGGAAGCGAAGATCGTTGAACTAGCTGAAGCTCTAGATTCTTACATCCCAGAGCCAGAGCGTGCGATCGATCGTCCGTTCATCCTTCCAATCGAAGACGTATTCTCAATCCAAGGCCGTGGTACAGTTGTAACTGGTCGTGTTGAGCAAGGTATCATCACTGTAGGTGACGAAGTAGAAATCGTAGGTATCAAAGAAACTACTAAGACTACTTGTACTGGTGTTGAGATGTTCCGTAAGCTTCTTGACGAAGGCCGTGCTGGTGAGAACGTTGGTGTTCTTCTACGTGGTACTAAGCGTGACGAAGTTGAGCGTGGTCAAGTTCTAGCTAAGCCTGGTTCAATCACTCCACACACAACTTTCACTTCAGAAATCTACGTTCTGTCTAAAGATGAAGGTGGTCGTCACACTCCATTCTTCAAAGGTTACCGTCCACAGTTCTACTTCCGTACAACTGACGTAACTGGTACTATCGAGCTACCAGAAGGCGTAGAAATGGTAATGCCTGGTGATAACATCTCTATGACTGTTACTCTAATCGCACCTATCGCGATGGACGAAGGTCTACGTTTTGCTATCCGTGAAGGTGGCCGTACAGTTGGTGCTGGTGTTGTTGCAACTATCCTTGCATAATAACACTTAGTACTTACGTACAGAGAAAGGGAGCTTCGGCTCCCTTTTTCGTATCTGTACATACTAAGCATTAATACACTCTTACCTTAATATCTTCTTTTCTCTGAATTACACATCCCTTTATTTTCACGTTAATCATAAAGTCTCGCTGCCAATTCTCCTGCAAACTTCCTCATGAGGTTCGAGCATAAATATTATTTTGGTCCTTCCTAATTAGAGTTTTTTCAGCCTACTTAATGTAAATAACGTTAAAAACGTACTCTAATTATTTGAAATAAAAAGGAAGTACAATTATTTTTGACTAAGGATTAAACAAGACTTGTATTCAATAATGTGATCTGTATAATGCTCGCCACTGCCCGAGAGTTTGTCTCGTAAGTGCAGTTGTGAACCAATAAGCATTGAGGAGAAATGTATTTTAGGCTTGGCCGGATATATTTCATAATGAATACTCTGACTTATGTTCGCAGTCATTAAATTGACTGACAATGCATCCGATAGGGATGCTACGTTCACATAAATCAATCGACATTCCCTCGTCCTTACGAGCGTGAGTGGCGATATTGTTTGTGTAATTTTTATTTGGAGCTCTGTCTAATGCAGAACCAACGTATTCGTATCCGCCTAAAGGCGTTCGATCACCGTCTGATCGATCAGTCAACTGCGGAAATCGTTGAAACAGCTAAGCGTACTGGCGCACAGGTTAAGGGTCCAATCCCTCTACCAACTCGCAAAGAGCGTTTCACTGTTCTTATTTCTCCACACGTTAATAAGGACGCACGTGACCAGTACGAAATCCGTACTCACAAGCGCCTTATCGACATCGTTGAGCCTACAGACAAAACTGTTGATGCTCTTATGCGTCTAGATCTAGCTGCTGGCGTTGACGTACAGATCAGCCTAGGTTAAGGGAGAATAAGAGAATGATTGGTCTAATCGGTCGTAAAGTGGGTATGACCCGCATCTTTACCGAAGATGGCGTTTCTATTCCAGTTACTGTTGTTGAAGTTGAAGCTAACCGCGTTACTCAGGTTAAATCTGTAGAAACTGACGGCTACAACGCTATTCAGGTAACAACTGGTTCTAAGAAAGCTAACCGCGTATCTAAGCCAGAAGCTGGTCACTTTGCGAAAGCAGGTGTAGAAGCTGGTCGCGGTCTTTGGGAATTCCGTCTAGAAAACAGTGAAGAGTTTGCAGTTGGCGCTGAGCTAAATGTTGAACTATTCAACGATATCAAAAAAGTAGACGTTACTGGTACATCTAAGGGTAAAGGTTTCCAAGGTGCTGTTAAGCGCTGGAACTTCCGTACTCAAGATATGACCCATGGTAACTCCTTGTCTCACCGTGCACCGGGTTCAATTGGCCAATGTCAAACTCCAGGTCGCGTATTTAAAGGCAAGAAAATGGCTGGTCACATGGGTGCTGAGCGTGTAACGACTCAAAACCTAGAGATCGTACGTGTTGACGCTGAGCGCAATCTGCTTCTTATCAAAGGTGCAGTACCAGGTGCTACAGGTGGCAACGTGATCGTTAAACCAGCTGTTAAAGCGTAACGTCGAGGAGTTAGTAATGGAATTGGTAGTCAAAGGCGCTGACGCGCTAACTGTCTCCGAAACTACTTTTGGGCGTGATTTCAATGAAGCGCTTGTACACCAAGTAGTTGTTGCTTTTGCAGCAGGTGCTCGTCAGGGTACTCGTGCTCAGAAGACTCGTTCAGACGTTTCTGGCGGTGGCGCTAAGCCATGGCGTCAGAAGGGTACTGGTCGCGCTCGTGCAGGTACAATCCGCAGTCCGCTATGGCGTTCTGGTGGTGTTACTTTCGCTGCTCGTCCTCAGGATCACAGCCAAAAAGTAAACAAGAAAATGTACCGCGGTGCTATGAAGAGCATTCTTTCTGAGCTAGTTCGTCAAGAGCGTCTAATCGTTGTTGATAACTTTGCTCTAGAAGCACCAAAGACAAAAGCACTAGTAGCTAAGCTTAAAGAGCTTGAGCTAACTGATGCACTAATCGTAACTGGTGAGCTAGAAGAAAATCTATTCCTAGCAGCACGTAACCTATACAAAGTAGACGTACGTGATGCGAAGGCAATCGATCCAGTTAGCTTAATCGCTTTCGATAAAGTTGTTATGACTGCAGCAGCAGTTAAAGCAGTTGAGGAGATGCTAGCATGATCACTGAAGAGCGTATTTTAAAAGTTCTACGTGCTCCGCACATCTCTGAAAAAGCATCAATGGCTGCAGAAAACGCTAACACTATCGTTTTCAAAGTAGCATTGACAGCAACTAAGAAAGAGATCAAAGCAGCAGTTGAGAAACTGTTCGAGGTTGAAGTTAAGTCTGTAAATACTCTTATCACTAAGGGTAAGACCAAGCGTCAAGGTATGCGCCAAGGCCGTCGTTCAGACGTGAAGAAAGCGTACGTTATCTTGAAAGAAGGTCAAGACATCGACTTCGCTGGTAGTGCAGAGTAAGGCTAGGAGCAAAGAAGAATGGCTATTGTAAAATGTAAGCCGACTTCCCCAGGTCGTCGCCACGTAGTTAAAGTGGTTAACTCTGACCTGCATAAGGGTAAGCCGTACGCACCACTACTAGAGAAAAACTCTAAGTCAGGTGGTCGTAACAATAACGGTCGTATCACAGTACGTCACATCGGTGGTGGTAATAAACAACATTACCGTCTAATCGACTTCAAACGTACTAAAGATGGCATCCCAGCGAAAGTTGAGCGTCTAGAATACGATCCAAACCGTAGCGCAAACATTGCTCTAGTTCTTTACAAAGACGGTGAGCGCCGCTACATCATTGCACCTAAAGGTCTACAAGCTGGTGATATGATCCAGTCTGGTGAAGATGCTGCAATCAAAGTTGGTAACACACTACCAATGCGCAACATCCCAGTAGGTTCAACAGTACACTGTGTTGAACTTAAGCCTGGTAAAGGTGCTCAGCTGGCTCGTTCAGCTGGTGCATACGCTCAGATCATTGCACGTGCAGGCACATATGTGACTCTACGTCTACGTTCTGGTGAAATGCGTAAAGTTCTTGCTGAAGGTCGTGCGACTCTAGGTGAAGTTGGTAATGCTGAACACATGTTACGCGAGCTTGGTAAAGCTGGTGCTAACCGCTGGCGCGGTGTTCGTCCAACTGTACGTGGTGTTGTAATGAACCCAGTAGATCACCCACACGGTGGTGGTGAAGGTCGTACATCAGGCGGTCGTCACCCAGTTACACCTTGGGGTGTTCCAACTAAGGGTT
The sequence above is a segment of the Photobacterium leiognathi genome. Coding sequences within it:
- the tuf gene encoding elongation factor Tu, whose translation is MSKEKFERVKPHVNVGTIGHVDHGKTTLTAAICTTLAKVYGGAARDFASIDNAPEERERGITISTSHVEYDTPTRHYAHVDCPGHADYVKNMITGAAQMDGGILVVAATDGPMPQTREHILLGRQVGIPYIIVFMNKCDMVDDEELLELVEMEVRELLSEYEFPGDDCPVIQGSALGALNGEEQWEAKIVELAEALDSYIPEPERAIDRPFILPIEDVFSIQGRGTVVTGRVEQGIITVGDEVEIVGIKETTKTTCTGVEMFRKLLDEGRAGENVGVLLRGTKRDEVERGQVLAKPGSITPHTTFTSEIYVLSKDEGGRHTPFFKGYRPQFYFRTTDVTGTIELPEGVEMVMPGDNISMTVTLIAPIAMDEGLRFAIREGGRTVGAGVVATILA
- the rpsJ gene encoding 30S ribosomal protein S10 — translated: MQNQRIRIRLKAFDHRLIDQSTAEIVETAKRTGAQVKGPIPLPTRKERFTVLISPHVNKDARDQYEIRTHKRLIDIVEPTDKTVDALMRLDLAAGVDVQISLG
- the rplC gene encoding 50S ribosomal protein L3, producing MIGLIGRKVGMTRIFTEDGVSIPVTVVEVEANRVTQVKSVETDGYNAIQVTTGSKKANRVSKPEAGHFAKAGVEAGRGLWEFRLENSEEFAVGAELNVELFNDIKKVDVTGTSKGKGFQGAVKRWNFRTQDMTHGNSLSHRAPGSIGQCQTPGRVFKGKKMAGHMGAERVTTQNLEIVRVDAERNLLLIKGAVPGATGGNVIVKPAVKA
- the rplD gene encoding 50S ribosomal protein L4; amino-acid sequence: MELVVKGADALTVSETTFGRDFNEALVHQVVVAFAAGARQGTRAQKTRSDVSGGGAKPWRQKGTGRARAGTIRSPLWRSGGVTFAARPQDHSQKVNKKMYRGAMKSILSELVRQERLIVVDNFALEAPKTKALVAKLKELELTDALIVTGELEENLFLAARNLYKVDVRDAKAIDPVSLIAFDKVVMTAAAVKAVEEMLA
- the rplW gene encoding 50S ribosomal protein L23, with translation MITEERILKVLRAPHISEKASMAAENANTIVFKVALTATKKEIKAAVEKLFEVEVKSVNTLITKGKTKRQGMRQGRRSDVKKAYVILKEGQDIDFAGSAE
- the rplB gene encoding 50S ribosomal protein L2 — its product is MAIVKCKPTSPGRRHVVKVVNSDLHKGKPYAPLLEKNSKSGGRNNNGRITVRHIGGGNKQHYRLIDFKRTKDGIPAKVERLEYDPNRSANIALVLYKDGERRYIIAPKGLQAGDMIQSGEDAAIKVGNTLPMRNIPVGSTVHCVELKPGKGAQLARSAGAYAQIIARAGTYVTLRLRSGEMRKVLAEGRATLGEVGNAEHMLRELGKAGANRWRGVRPTVRGVVMNPVDHPHGGGEGRTSGGRHPVTPWGVPTKGYKTRKNKRTDKYIVRRRNK